One genomic window of Paenibacillus xylanilyticus includes the following:
- a CDS encoding alpha-L-fucosidase: MSETKDVVLEQEEQVVEAGVHNFSKEEEWVKPEDPLLLERLEWFKDQKLGLMMHWGPYSQLGLVESWALSDEDGDWSRDDIDWTDDMEHFKREYFDLNKTFNPIRFQPEEWAQMAADNGFKYFLFTTKHHDGFCMWDTHTTDYRITGKDTPFHTHKYADICRVLFDAFRAKGLGISAYFSKADWHTPYYWAPGMERGSHMWRGPSYDPHKYPWLWEKFVEFTHEQIMELLTNYGRIECLWLDAGWVREGRHGQDIRLGEVVERARQTTQPWLLSADRTVGGPYENIVTPEQTIPEHPMNIPWESCITVGNSFAFGFDDQYKSGRQLAHILLEVVSKGGNLALNVGPQPDGRLPKGAVRGIKALGEWLNTYGEGIYGTRICGPYFTKDWAFTQKEEINIVYAFRLYRNENEAVEAQVIIPYLEKVERVELIGTNDVISYQQTENGLVVDLPPSAISGTAPITHTFRLLTRG, from the coding sequence ATGAGCGAAACCAAAGACGTGGTGCTGGAACAGGAAGAACAGGTCGTTGAAGCCGGGGTGCACAATTTTAGCAAAGAGGAAGAATGGGTCAAACCGGAAGATCCGCTGCTCCTTGAGCGGCTGGAGTGGTTCAAGGACCAGAAGCTGGGGCTGATGATGCACTGGGGTCCCTATTCCCAGCTTGGACTCGTGGAGTCCTGGGCACTGAGCGATGAGGATGGCGATTGGTCGCGCGATGACATCGACTGGACGGACGACATGGAGCATTTCAAGCGGGAATATTTCGATCTGAACAAAACCTTTAACCCGATTCGTTTCCAACCCGAAGAGTGGGCACAGATGGCAGCAGACAATGGCTTCAAATACTTCCTGTTCACGACGAAGCACCACGACGGTTTCTGCATGTGGGACACCCATACGACCGATTATCGGATCACGGGCAAGGATACCCCGTTTCACACCCATAAATATGCGGACATCTGCAGAGTACTCTTTGACGCATTCCGGGCCAAGGGGCTGGGGATCTCGGCGTATTTCTCCAAAGCGGACTGGCATACCCCATATTATTGGGCACCTGGAATGGAGCGCGGAAGCCACATGTGGCGCGGACCATCGTACGATCCCCACAAGTATCCGTGGCTGTGGGAGAAATTCGTGGAGTTCACACATGAGCAGATCATGGAGCTGCTGACGAATTATGGCCGGATCGAATGTCTGTGGCTGGATGCCGGTTGGGTACGTGAGGGTCGCCACGGCCAGGATATCCGGCTGGGGGAAGTTGTGGAGCGGGCACGTCAGACAACGCAGCCATGGCTTCTATCAGCAGACCGCACGGTGGGTGGACCGTACGAGAATATTGTTACCCCTGAGCAGACCATCCCGGAACACCCGATGAATATCCCTTGGGAGAGCTGCATTACAGTAGGTAATTCCTTCGCCTTCGGATTTGATGACCAGTATAAATCGGGAAGACAGTTGGCGCACATTTTGCTGGAAGTGGTGTCCAAGGGCGGCAACCTGGCGCTGAATGTTGGACCGCAGCCGGATGGTCGTCTTCCCAAAGGGGCAGTGAGGGGCATCAAGGCACTTGGTGAATGGCTCAACACCTACGGTGAAGGGATCTATGGAACCCGGATCTGCGGACCTTATTTTACGAAGGATTGGGCCTTTACACAGAAGGAAGAGATCAACATCGTGTACGCCTTCCGTTTATACAGAAACGAGAATGAAGCAGTAGAAGCACAAGTCATCATCCCTTATTTGGAGAAAGTAGAGCGAGTCGAACTTATTGGTACCAATGACGTAATTTCGTATCAGCAGACTGAAAATGGACTTGTTGTTGATCTGCCACCATCGGCTATATCGGGGACAGCGCCGATCACGCATACGTTCAGATTGTTAACACGTGGGTAG
- a CDS encoding ABC transporter permease: MSRATESIPANLELQQRNQVEPKRQHPFIKSLKKHWELYLLVLPPVLYLLIFKYIPMVGVQIAFKDFSVVKGIWGSPWVGFKHFEAFFESPNFWLLIKNTIGISFYSLIAGFPIPILLALALNEIRTGYFKKTVQMVTYAPHFISTVVMVSIIILMLSPHVGVVDKLFTLLGFPMTNFMGIPEYFKSIYVWSGVWQGMGYSSIIYIAALAGVDPSLYEAAKMDGASRLRKIWHIDLPTLVPVTVIMLILSLGSIMGVGFEKIYLMQNPLNTSASEVISTYVYKVGLIGANFSFSSAVGLFNSIINLILLIIVNGISRKVSQNSLW; this comes from the coding sequence ATGAGTCGAGCTACGGAAAGCATACCCGCCAACCTGGAGCTCCAGCAAAGGAATCAGGTGGAGCCCAAAAGGCAGCATCCATTCATCAAAAGCCTCAAGAAGCATTGGGAGCTCTATCTGCTCGTTCTGCCTCCCGTGTTGTATCTGTTGATCTTCAAGTACATTCCCATGGTTGGGGTCCAGATCGCCTTTAAGGATTTTAGTGTAGTCAAAGGGATCTGGGGAAGTCCTTGGGTCGGATTCAAACACTTCGAAGCATTCTTCGAATCCCCCAACTTCTGGCTCCTGATCAAAAATACGATCGGCATCAGCTTCTACTCCCTGATCGCCGGGTTCCCCATTCCGATCCTGCTTGCGCTGGCGCTGAATGAGATCCGAACGGGTTACTTTAAAAAGACCGTCCAGATGGTCACTTACGCTCCGCATTTTATCTCCACGGTTGTGATGGTATCCATTATTATTCTGATGCTGTCCCCGCATGTGGGCGTGGTAGACAAGCTGTTCACCCTGCTCGGCTTCCCGATGACCAACTTCATGGGCATTCCGGAATACTTCAAATCGATCTATGTCTGGTCCGGTGTGTGGCAGGGCATGGGGTACTCATCCATCATATACATTGCCGCCCTTGCTGGTGTGGATCCATCACTATATGAGGCAGCGAAGATGGACGGGGCTTCAAGGCTTCGAAAAATATGGCATATTGACCTTCCAACGCTCGTTCCGGTCACCGTTATCATGCTGATTCTGAGTTTGGGCAGCATTATGGGTGTCGGCTTTGAAAAAATATATCTGATGCAGAATCCGCTCAACACAAGCGCATCGGAGGTCATCTCCACGTATGTGTACAAGGTTGGTCTGATCGGTGCCAATTTCAGCTTCTCCTCGGCAGTAGGGTTGTTCAACTCCATTATCAATCTCATCCTGCTGATCATCGTCAACGGCATTTCCCGCAAAGTATCCCAGAACAGCTTGTGGTAA
- a CDS encoding carbohydrate ABC transporter permease has product MFNLFNRNRIKDPLGDRIFMTFNYIFLFAILLTVFYPLLYIISSSFSSSRAVTSGQVWLFPVDFNIKAYISIFKSQQLMLGFYNTIIYTVVGTFINVALTVMLAYPLSRKSFYGRGAIIIFMMITMFFDGGLIPTYLLMKDLHLLDTRWAMWLPGALAVFQVIVARTFFQSSIPEELGEAAEMDGCRDIRYLISVVLPLSKPILAVMTLMYAVGHWNAYFDALIYLRSEKLFPLQYVLRNLLILNAADPAMLANTSQQMRDQGFEQVLKYALIVVASIPILIMYPFVQKHFVKGVMVGSLKG; this is encoded by the coding sequence ATGTTCAACCTGTTTAATCGGAACCGGATCAAGGATCCGCTCGGTGACCGCATCTTCATGACATTCAACTATATCTTTCTGTTCGCCATACTGTTAACGGTATTTTACCCCCTCTTGTATATCATCAGTTCTTCATTCAGCTCTTCACGAGCCGTTACATCCGGTCAGGTGTGGCTGTTCCCGGTGGATTTTAACATCAAGGCGTACATCTCCATTTTCAAAAGCCAGCAGCTCATGCTCGGTTTCTACAACACAATCATCTATACCGTGGTCGGCACCTTCATTAATGTGGCCCTGACCGTCATGCTGGCTTATCCCTTGTCACGCAAGTCGTTCTATGGACGAGGAGCCATTATCATTTTCATGATGATTACGATGTTCTTCGATGGCGGTTTGATTCCAACCTACCTCCTGATGAAGGACCTGCACCTGCTCGATACACGCTGGGCGATGTGGCTGCCAGGGGCGCTCGCGGTGTTTCAGGTCATCGTCGCGAGAACCTTCTTCCAGTCTTCCATCCCGGAAGAGCTCGGAGAGGCGGCGGAAATGGACGGCTGCCGGGATATCCGGTATTTGATCAGTGTTGTTCTTCCGTTGTCGAAGCCCATCCTGGCTGTCATGACACTTATGTATGCCGTAGGTCACTGGAATGCGTATTTTGACGCTCTGATCTATCTGCGTTCCGAAAAGCTGTTCCCGCTGCAATATGTGCTGCGCAATCTGCTCATCCTGAATGCGGCTGATCCGGCGATGCTCGCCAATACCAGTCAGCAGATGCGAGATCAGGGCTTCGAGCAGGTATTGAAATATGCACTTATCGTTGTCGCAAGTATTCCAATTTTGATCATGTATCCGTTTGTACAGAAGCATTTTGTCAAAGGGGTCATGGTGGGTTCCCTCAAGGGATAA
- a CDS encoding extracellular solute-binding protein, giving the protein MRKSWISMLFLVFASMALLSACGSSEESGAASDGSGESGGPVTMTFFAPQGKASMEENEFTQFIEDKFDVTLKWDLAPTDALQDRRQLLLASGDYPEVFLHGKFTTSDLQNYGKQGVFLPLQDLIKEYGPNLTKIMEEKPYFKEAITAPDGNIYALPIFNECYHCTYAQKYWINTEWLDNLGLKMPTTTDELYTVLKAFKEQDPNGNGKADEIPLTGAPNKYVWNGNIDAYLMNSFIYNDNDKYLIVNDGKVDFAANKDEWKKGLEYMHKLYAEGLIDPASFTQNDQAIGQLGNKEGDEVVGSITTALVSYLVNTYDKDITRHQHWEIVPPLKGPDGVQTTGATQSVGEFEFAITNKATEAQQIAAIKIVDYMFSEEGALYAEYGPTEGKGWKKADADEKNINGEPAKYSYYNLPERDPNVVVNESWSQIGAHDLSNTFRNLFAEGQNPLEAEGYGTRLAQATNVYEPYAPKEVYPANVFIRPEDTESAAQLTTAIKDYVQTNMAQFIIGSKSIDKEWDSYVKGFDGLGLSNYLEIYQRAIEKDQ; this is encoded by the coding sequence TTGAGAAAATCTTGGATTTCGATGTTGTTTCTGGTCTTTGCTTCAATGGCTTTGTTGTCCGCATGCGGTTCATCCGAAGAATCGGGTGCAGCTAGCGACGGTAGCGGCGAGAGCGGTGGCCCTGTAACGATGACTTTCTTTGCCCCGCAAGGCAAAGCGTCCATGGAAGAGAATGAGTTCACCCAATTTATCGAAGACAAGTTCGACGTAACCCTGAAATGGGATCTGGCCCCGACAGACGCATTGCAGGACCGCAGACAATTGCTGCTCGCCAGTGGTGATTATCCCGAAGTGTTCCTTCACGGCAAGTTCACCACCTCAGATCTTCAAAACTATGGAAAACAAGGCGTGTTCCTTCCGCTGCAGGATCTGATTAAGGAATATGGCCCGAATCTGACCAAGATCATGGAAGAGAAGCCATATTTCAAAGAAGCCATTACAGCTCCGGACGGCAACATCTATGCCCTGCCGATTTTCAACGAATGTTACCACTGTACGTACGCACAGAAATACTGGATCAATACGGAATGGCTCGATAATCTGGGCCTGAAAATGCCAACAACGACGGATGAACTGTACACGGTGCTGAAGGCATTCAAGGAGCAGGATCCCAACGGTAACGGCAAGGCTGATGAGATTCCACTCACTGGCGCACCGAACAAGTATGTATGGAATGGCAACATTGATGCCTACCTGATGAACAGCTTTATTTACAACGATAACGACAAATACCTGATTGTGAACGATGGCAAGGTTGATTTTGCAGCAAACAAGGATGAGTGGAAAAAAGGGCTGGAGTACATGCACAAGCTGTATGCGGAAGGCCTGATCGACCCGGCTTCCTTCACGCAAAACGATCAGGCAATCGGACAGCTGGGGAATAAGGAAGGCGACGAAGTGGTCGGCTCCATTACAACAGCACTGGTCAGCTATCTTGTGAACACCTATGACAAAGATATTACACGTCACCAGCATTGGGAGATCGTTCCTCCATTGAAAGGACCCGATGGCGTACAGACAACAGGTGCTACACAGAGCGTAGGCGAGTTTGAGTTTGCCATCACGAACAAAGCGACAGAAGCACAACAAATTGCGGCGATCAAAATTGTGGATTACATGTTCAGTGAAGAAGGTGCCCTGTACGCGGAGTATGGCCCGACCGAAGGCAAGGGATGGAAGAAGGCTGATGCCGATGAGAAAAACATCAATGGTGAGCCTGCCAAGTACAGCTACTACAACCTGCCTGAACGTGACCCGAACGTTGTGGTTAACGAAAGCTGGTCGCAGATCGGAGCACATGACTTGTCCAATACGTTCCGTAACCTGTTTGCCGAAGGTCAAAATCCATTAGAGGCAGAAGGCTACGGTACAAGGCTGGCTCAAGCGACCAATGTGTATGAACCTTATGCACCAAAAGAAGTATATCCTGCAAATGTATTTATTCGTCCGGAGGATACCGAATCGGCAGCACAACTTACCACGGCCATCAAGGATTATGTGCAGACCAATATGGCACAGTTCATTATCGGCAGCAAAAGTATCGATAAGGAATGGGATTCATATGTCAAAGGCTTCGATGGACTGGGACTCAGCAATTACCTTGAGATCTACCAGCGTGCAATTGAGAAGGATCAATAA